One Heyndrickxia oleronia genomic window, TTAGTTCCAATATAGAGTTTTTAAAAACGTATAGAAGTAGTTTACTATAGTAATAAATAACAGAATATTAAAATTAGTTTATCGGTGTACTTAAAAGAATCTATAGTTCAGGAGAAGGGAAAAGAATGTGGAAAATTTATATTTTCGACCATTAGAAAATGAACTTGAAGAATTAATCTCATTTATGACAATGAATCAGTGGGAATATCATGGAAATACTATCAGTTCAGCGGAAAAAATAAGTGAAAGCTTTAGGAATGGTTGGTATCACGAGGACAGGGAGACTTTCTGGATTGAAATAGATGGGGAGAAAATAGGACTAGTAATAATTCATGATATTTCAGATACTATTCCTTTATTTGATCTTCGCTTAAGTGAAAAGTATAGAGGTAAAGGGATAGGAAAATACTGTGTACATTGGATAGTTAAGTACCTATTTCAATTACCTGAGAAAAAAATCAGGATAGAGGCTTATACTCGGGCAGATAATATTCCAATGCGTAAAACACTATCTCATTGTGGATTTGTAAAGGAAGGGTATTTACGAAACTCATGGGAAAATGACGATGGGAGTGTTTCAGATTCTTTATGCTATGCAATCATTAGAGATGATTGGGAAAATGGGACAATAACGCCAATCAAAATGGAGGAATATTCATTTTAAAAACCAAGGCTCTTTTCTCAAAATTTTGTGGCTCCTTAAGCTATGTTTTAACTAAAAATAGGTTCAAGCCCGTCAAGCTCATTAATTCCACTAAGAAAAGAGCTGCAAACTTCATAAGAACGTTGAGCCTTTATTAGTGTAAAAGCCGGCAGTAGGGAAGCAACAGACTTACGAAAACAGTCAAAATGGATTAGATGAAGGGATGAAGAAATGGTTCCAAGAGCAAATGCATTAGGATTATTAAGAAAAGATGATCAAATTCTTCTTGAAGAACAAAAGGGAGTCCATTCTAAAGGAATAGGCTACTTTTATCGTCCAATTGGGGGAACGATTGAGCTTGGTGAAAGATCTTATGAAACGCTTATAAGAGAATATAAGGAAGAGCTAGATGTAGAAATAGCAATAAAAAGGTACATACACTGCTTAGAAAATATTTATGAAATTAATGGACGAATCGGGCATGAAATCACGCAAATATATGAAGTTGAATTTAAGGATGAACTACTATATAAGAAAGATACCTTTCAAGTAGTAGAAGGCTCAAGGATTACTCAGGCTAAATGGATTTCCCTTGGGGATATCGAATCACTTATTTTATATCCGAATGGATTACAAGAGCTGATTAAACAAATAATGTAAGGGATGGTTATTTTAAAACCATCCCTTCCTTCTATTTATTCGTTGAATAAGTTTTTACTGCTGGCGGTTCATATGTATTAAATTGATCAAGTAAATCCTTTGAATCATTAGACACTAGCGCCATATGACGGTATTTTTCATGTAGAAACTGTTCCTTTGTCATATGGTCAAATAATGCAAGGAGAGGATCATAATAATGATTAATATTTAAGAGACCACATGGTTTTTGATGAAGACCTAATTGAGCCCATGTAAAAATTTCAAAGAACTCCTCTAATGTTCCAGGTCCTCCTGGCAATGCAATGAATCCGTCTGCTAAATCTGCCATCTTTGCTTTTCTCTCATGCATCGTATCAACAATAAATAATTCAGTTAATTTCTTATGGGCTATTTCTCTATTTTCTAGAAAAGTTGGCATAACACCAATTACGTGACCACCCTCTTCTAGAAGTGAATCTGCTACGGCACCCATGACTCCAACACTAGCTCCACCATAAACTAACGCAATGTTTCGCTTCGCTAGTTCTTTTCCAAGTTTTTTTGCTTCTTCTATATAGATACTAGATGCTCCGCTACTAGATCCGCAAAATACAGCTAACTTTTTCATATGATCTCCCCCTTAAAAATATCATGAACAATTATATAAAAGTTTCAGTATTTTGTTAAACTTAAGGTATTGAAATGGAGGGAAAAAAATGGATGTTACTGAATTTCAACAATGGGTGAAGGATTATTATGATAGCAGGGGATGGTCAGAATTAGATATTTTTATTCGAATTGGCTTTTTAGCAGAAGAAACAGGTGAGGTTGCACGAGCAATTCGAGCCCTAGAGATTGGGAGAGATCGACCAGATGAGGTGGATGGTTCTTATGAAGAGAATAAGCAAGAGTTAACGGAAGAACTAGGAGATGTTTTAGGGAATATCATCGTCATTGCGAATAAGTACGATATTCCACTAGAAGAAGTATTTCATGCTCATAAACAGAAGTTATCTGAACGTTATTCTCGTAATTAGGAAGGAGTACAAAGTTAGTATATTAAGGGGGAGTGACATGTTAATCGGTCATATCGCAGAAATTGTTCGTTATCCTATAAAATCATTTCAGGGAGAGAATGTGGCAAAGACAAAAATCATGGAATATGGTTTGTACGGAGATCGTAGCCATGCCTTTAAAGATGAAACAAGGCGCGATAAGTACCTGACTATTACGCAATTCCCAGAAATGGCTCAATATATAGCGAGATTTATAGGGACAGAAAAGTTGGATGAGTATCCTAAAGTCGAAATTACGACGCCTACTGGAGAGATTCTTCATTGGGGAGATGAGAATCTTACTCAAGAAATACAAAACAAATCGAAACGAGTGGTTTCTCTCGTTCAATATAGTCCGACACATGTCCCAGTGGGGGCGATTGAAGAAGAGAATATACTGTTAGTTACGGATGCATCTTTAGCTGCATTGGAGCAATTATGGGGAGAAACAGAGGTGGATTATCGGAGGTTTCGTCCAAATTTACTCCTATCATTAAAGGAAAAAACTCCATTTATCGAAGAAAAATGGTTTGGAAAAAGAATAAAGATTGGAAGTGCAGTTGAACTTCAACTAAAAAGGCATTGTGAAAGATGCATGATTATTACAGTAAATCCTGAAAATGCGGAAAGAAATTCTTCTTTGCTGAAAACGATAGTGAAAAATCGAAATAATCACTTTGGTGTTTATGCATCTGTCATAAAAACAGGGGATTTACAGATAGGTGATGAGGTTCATCTACTTGATTAACACCAAATGGGATTTGAAATAAATTATTCCAATGTAAAGAAAATTGGGATATTATAGATAATAGTATAAGAAAGGTGGGATACGTGATGAAGCACTTAGAGAACAATCACCATTTATATTTAGGGGAATTAAATAGCTAATCGAGCATTCTAAAGAGGAATGCTCGGTATATGAGGAGGAGCATTCTTGTTAAATAAACTTGGTTTCGATTTATGGGCAAACGATTATGATCAAACTGTTCAATTAAGTGAAGAAAGTAATCTGTATCCATTTGCTGGATACAAAACCATCTTAAATACGATATTTAATGAAGTGATGCAGTGTGGAAATCAGTCTGTCTTAGATATCGGATTTGGGACGGGAGTATTAACCAATAAATTATATGAAAATGGACATGAAATTACCGGAATTGATTTTTCTAATAAAATGATTGAAATTGCACAATTAAAAATGCCGTCTGCTCTTTTAATAGAATTTGATTTTACAGAAGGTCTACCCGAGCAGTTAAACGGGCAGAAATATGATTCAATCATAAGTACGTATGCGTTACACCACTTAACGGACGAGAAAAAAATAGAATTCATTAAAAGCTTGCTGCCTTTATTAAAGAAAGAGGGGAAAATCTATA contains:
- a CDS encoding GNAT family N-acetyltransferase translates to MENLYFRPLENELEELISFMTMNQWEYHGNTISSAEKISESFRNGWYHEDRETFWIEIDGEKIGLVIIHDISDTIPLFDLRLSEKYRGKGIGKYCVHWIVKYLFQLPEKKIRIEAYTRADNIPMRKTLSHCGFVKEGYLRNSWENDDGSVSDSLCYAIIRDDWENGTITPIKMEEYSF
- a CDS encoding NUDIX hydrolase, with translation MVPRANALGLLRKDDQILLEEQKGVHSKGIGYFYRPIGGTIELGERSYETLIREYKEELDVEIAIKRYIHCLENIYEINGRIGHEITQIYEVEFKDELLYKKDTFQVVEGSRITQAKWISLGDIESLILYPNGLQELIKQIM
- a CDS encoding TIGR00730 family Rossman fold protein — its product is MKKLAVFCGSSSGASSIYIEEAKKLGKELAKRNIALVYGGASVGVMGAVADSLLEEGGHVIGVMPTFLENREIAHKKLTELFIVDTMHERKAKMADLADGFIALPGGPGTLEEFFEIFTWAQLGLHQKPCGLLNINHYYDPLLALFDHMTKEQFLHEKYRHMALVSNDSKDLLDQFNTYEPPAVKTYSTNK
- a CDS encoding MazG nucleotide pyrophosphohydrolase domain-containing protein, whose product is MDVTEFQQWVKDYYDSRGWSELDIFIRIGFLAEETGEVARAIRALEIGRDRPDEVDGSYEENKQELTEELGDVLGNIIVIANKYDIPLEEVFHAHKQKLSERYSRN
- a CDS encoding MOSC domain-containing protein translates to MLIGHIAEIVRYPIKSFQGENVAKTKIMEYGLYGDRSHAFKDETRRDKYLTITQFPEMAQYIARFIGTEKLDEYPKVEITTPTGEILHWGDENLTQEIQNKSKRVVSLVQYSPTHVPVGAIEEENILLVTDASLAALEQLWGETEVDYRRFRPNLLLSLKEKTPFIEEKWFGKRIKIGSAVELQLKRHCERCMIITVNPENAERNSSLLKTIVKNRNNHFGVYASVIKTGDLQIGDEVHLLD
- a CDS encoding class I SAM-dependent methyltransferase; the protein is MLNKLGFDLWANDYDQTVQLSEESNLYPFAGYKTILNTIFNEVMQCGNQSVLDIGFGTGVLTNKLYENGHEITGIDFSNKMIEIAQLKMPSALLIEFDFTEGLPEQLNGQKYDSIISTYALHHLTDEKKIEFIKSLLPLLKKEGKIYIGDISFQTRQSLEQCKKDSLAYWDDDEFYFVADEMISSLKALCQCEFHPISHCGGVFILSV